One window of Cyanobacterium stanieri LEGE 03274 genomic DNA carries:
- a CDS encoding DNA cytosine methyltransferase, whose product MSKQIITDALLADILSVSRSTVEKWKIKGKIKPSKNGQYCLENLQHFEPIKSMINSQWEKQQNINPLRKYQSIELFAGAGGLAIGLEKAGFGAIALNEIDKDSCKTLRLNRPNWNVIEKDISKVNFANYSSYDIDLLSGGFPCQAFSYAGNKLGFEDVRGTLFFEFARAIKELKPKVFLGENVKGLLNHDQGKTLATIKTVIAELGYVLIEPKVLKAIFYRVPQKRERLFLIGIRKDLFKYTNFIWPDPFFRIMTLKDALKKGDLYDQDCPPSLGQNYPNKKQKIMEMIPPGGCWIDLPEDLKREYMGKSYFLGGGKTGIARRLSFDLPSLTLTCSPAQKQTERCHPQQTRPLTIREYARIQTFPDDWHFTGSISSQYRQIGNAVPVNLAWALGNQLVAVLNQIENRVEHINKRVNIAENSGQMNLFDFYSTV is encoded by the coding sequence ATGTCTAAACAAATTATCACAGATGCCTTATTAGCCGATATTTTATCTGTCTCCCGTAGCACTGTCGAAAAATGGAAAATAAAGGGTAAAATAAAACCATCAAAAAATGGTCAATATTGTTTAGAAAACTTACAACATTTTGAGCCAATAAAATCTATGATTAATTCTCAATGGGAAAAACAACAAAATATAAATCCCTTGAGAAAATATCAATCTATAGAACTTTTTGCGGGGGCAGGTGGTTTAGCCATTGGTTTAGAAAAAGCTGGTTTTGGTGCGATCGCCCTTAATGAAATAGATAAAGACTCATGCAAAACTTTACGTTTAAATCGTCCTAATTGGAATGTCATTGAAAAAGATATTAGTAAAGTTAATTTTGCTAATTATAGTAGCTATGATATTGATTTATTATCAGGGGGGTTTCCTTGTCAAGCATTTTCCTATGCCGGAAATAAATTAGGATTTGAAGACGTAAGAGGGACACTTTTTTTTGAATTTGCAAGGGCTATTAAAGAGTTAAAACCAAAAGTTTTTTTAGGAGAAAATGTTAAAGGTTTATTGAACCATGATCAAGGAAAAACCTTAGCCACCATTAAAACTGTAATTGCTGAATTAGGGTATGTTTTAATAGAACCAAAAGTATTAAAAGCTATTTTTTATCGTGTACCTCAAAAACGAGAAAGATTATTTTTAATTGGCATTAGAAAAGATCTATTTAAATATACCAATTTTATTTGGCCAGATCCTTTTTTCAGAATTATGACTCTAAAAGATGCCCTAAAAAAAGGAGATTTATATGATCAAGATTGTCCTCCATCTCTTGGTCAAAATTACCCCAACAAGAAGCAAAAAATAATGGAAATGATTCCCCCTGGTGGTTGCTGGATAGATTTACCCGAAGACTTGAAACGAGAATACATGGGTAAAAGTTATTTTTTGGGGGGTGGGAAAACGGGCATCGCCAGAAGGTTATCTTTTGATTTACCCAGTTTAACCTTAACTTGTTCCCCTGCCCAAAAACAAACGGAAAGATGTCACCCCCAGCAAACTAGACCCCTCACCATTAGAGAATATGCTAGAATCCAGACATTTCCTGATGATTGGCATTTCACGGGTTCAATAAGTAGTCAATATCGCCAGATTGGTAATGCTGTACCTGTTAATTTAGCTTGGGCTTTGGGTAATCAATTGGTGGCAGTGTTAAACCAAATTGAAAATAGAGTGGAGCATATTAATAAAAGGGTTAATATTGCTGAAAATAGTGGTCAAATGAATTTATTTGATTTTTATTCCACGGTTTAA
- a CDS encoding diflavin flavoprotein, whose product MTKSKDVQITPIALNTRVFRSRTWDRLKFEVEYGLNRGTTANSFVIEAEKTALFDPPGESFTEIFLDALEQRVDLEKIDYLILGHINPNRAVTINTLVQKAPQINIIISNTGAKSLQTIFENNYQETLSKNPLNITAVKNDLQLDLGKGHLLEFITTPNPRYPDQLLTYDNQTKVFYTDKLFSAHVCGDQILDEGWSIYQEDRRHYFDCVIAPYATQISKAIEKVKEKESFIYATNHGPLVRYGLTELTGLYQQWLEVQKNQTLNVALVYASAYGNTATLANAIARGITKAGVRVESINAEFAGSEEIKNAIQGCDGFIFGSPTLGGHAPTQIQSALGIALANADKNKLVGAFGSFGWSGEAIDLLENKFKDGGYRFGFDTIRVKFKPTEAVLKTCEEAGTDFAQALKKRKKALKSKESAAANSLTARTEQALGRLVGSLCIVTTQRDEIKGAMVASWVSQATFNPPGLTVAVAKERAIESLLPIGSCFALNILEEGRYVELMKHFLKPFAPGEDRFVNIDHDVADNGSPVLNNALAYVECEVKNRLECGDHWVMYAIAKAGKLLKDDGITAVHHRKSGTHY is encoded by the coding sequence ATGACAAAATCAAAAGATGTTCAAATTACCCCGATCGCCCTTAACACAAGGGTATTTCGCTCTCGTACTTGGGATAGACTCAAATTCGAGGTAGAATACGGCTTAAATCGAGGCACTACCGCCAATTCTTTTGTCATTGAAGCAGAAAAAACCGCCCTGTTTGATCCTCCCGGGGAATCCTTTACCGAGATTTTTTTAGATGCCCTAGAGCAAAGAGTTGATTTAGAAAAAATTGACTATCTCATTTTAGGACATATCAACCCCAATCGAGCAGTAACCATTAATACCCTAGTGCAAAAAGCCCCCCAAATTAATATTATTATCTCCAACACGGGGGCAAAATCTCTACAAACCATTTTCGAGAATAACTATCAAGAAACCCTCAGCAAAAATCCCCTCAATATTACCGCCGTCAAAAATGACCTACAACTAGATTTAGGCAAAGGACATTTACTAGAATTCATTACCACCCCTAATCCCCGTTACCCTGACCAACTTTTAACCTACGATAATCAGACCAAAGTATTTTACACCGATAAATTATTTTCAGCCCATGTGTGCGGTGATCAAATTTTGGACGAGGGTTGGAGTATCTACCAAGAAGACAGAAGACATTATTTCGATTGTGTCATTGCGCCCTATGCCACGCAAATAAGTAAAGCCATAGAGAAGGTGAAGGAAAAAGAGTCTTTCATCTATGCCACTAACCATGGCCCTTTGGTGCGTTATGGTTTGACGGAATTAACAGGGTTATATCAACAGTGGTTGGAAGTCCAAAAAAATCAGACTCTTAACGTTGCCCTTGTTTATGCGTCCGCCTATGGTAACACAGCAACCCTAGCCAATGCGATCGCCCGTGGCATCACCAAAGCAGGGGTAAGGGTAGAATCCATTAACGCTGAATTTGCGGGAAGTGAGGAAATTAAAAACGCCATACAAGGCTGTGACGGCTTCATATTCGGGTCTCCCACCCTCGGCGGCCACGCCCCTACCCAAATCCAAAGCGCCCTCGGTATAGCCCTTGCCAACGCCGATAAGAATAAATTAGTGGGGGCATTCGGTTCGTTTGGTTGGAGTGGAGAGGCCATCGATTTATTAGAAAATAAATTCAAAGATGGGGGTTATCGTTTTGGTTTTGATACCATCCGAGTCAAGTTTAAACCCACTGAAGCGGTGTTAAAAACCTGTGAGGAAGCGGGTACAGATTTCGCCCAAGCCCTGAAAAAACGTAAAAAGGCTCTCAAATCGAAGGAATCCGCCGCCGCTAATTCCCTCACCGCCAGAACTGAACAGGCTTTGGGGCGTTTAGTGGGTTCGTTGTGTATTGTCACCACCCAAAGGGATGAAATCAAGGGCGCCATGGTGGCTTCTTGGGTATCTCAGGCTACTTTTAACCCCCCCGGTTTAACGGTGGCAGTGGCAAAGGAAAGGGCGATCGAGTCTTTGTTACCCATTGGTAGTTGTTTTGCCCTCAATATCCTTGAGGAAGGCAGATATGTGGAGTTGATGAAGCATTTTCTCAAACCCTTTGCCCCGGGGGAAGATCGTTTTGTTAATATTGATCATGATGTGGCAGACAATGGTAGCCCTGTTTTGAATAATGCCCTTGCCTATGTGGAATGTGAGGTAAAAAATCGCCTCGAATGTGGTGATCATTGGGTTATGTATGCGATCGCCAAGGCTGGTAAATTGCTTAAGGATGATGGTATTACTGCGGTACATCATCGTAAATCTGGCACTCATTATTGA